A portion of the Streptomyces coeruleoprunus genome contains these proteins:
- a CDS encoding (Fe-S)-binding protein encodes MRVALFVTCVNDTLYPRTGRATVRLLERLGVRVDFPAAQSCCGQPQFNTGYRHETEPLVRRFDRAFAEYDYVVTPSGSCAAMVRDNYPRIGAKAAAEGRGPELAEAAARAVPKTYELTEFLVDVLGVTDVGAYFPYTVTYHPTCHGLRVLGLRDRPRRLLEHVKGLELRELPGAEECCGFGGTFAVKNAAVSAAMGADKARGIESTGAEAVCTVDNSCLMHIGGTLARRGAAVRPVHLAEILAATEEEPYA; translated from the coding sequence GTGCGCGTAGCGCTCTTCGTCACCTGCGTCAACGACACGCTCTATCCCCGCACGGGGCGGGCCACGGTGCGGCTGCTGGAGCGGCTGGGGGTGAGGGTCGACTTCCCCGCGGCGCAGAGCTGTTGCGGCCAGCCGCAGTTCAACACCGGCTACCGGCACGAGACGGAGCCGCTGGTGCGCCGCTTCGACCGTGCCTTCGCGGAGTACGACTACGTCGTCACGCCGTCCGGCTCGTGCGCGGCGATGGTCCGCGACAACTACCCGCGGATCGGCGCCAAGGCGGCCGCCGAGGGCCGGGGTCCGGAGCTGGCGGAGGCGGCGGCGCGGGCGGTGCCGAAAACGTACGAGCTGACCGAGTTCCTGGTCGACGTGCTCGGCGTGACGGACGTCGGCGCCTACTTCCCGTACACCGTGACCTACCACCCCACCTGCCACGGGCTGCGCGTGCTCGGGCTGCGGGACCGGCCCCGCCGGCTGCTGGAGCACGTCAAGGGCCTGGAGCTGCGCGAGCTCCCGGGCGCCGAGGAGTGCTGCGGCTTCGGCGGCACGTTCGCCGTGAAGAACGCGGCCGTGTCCGCCGCGATGGGGGCGGACAAGGCGCGCGGCATCGAGAGCACGGGCGCGGAGGCGGTGTGCACGGTGGACAACTCCTGTCTGATGCACATCGGCGGAACGCTCGCCCGGCGCGGCGCGGCGGTACGCCCCGTGCACCTGGCGGAGATCCTGGCGGCGACCGAGGAGGAGCCCTACGCATGA
- a CDS encoding LutB/LldF family L-lactate oxidation iron-sulfur protein, whose translation MSGTYLGMPAFPRAARDAVRDTTLRGNLRHATHTIRDKRARAVAELADWQELRAAGKAIKDRTLRHLDHYLVRLEEAVTAAGGTVHWAADAAEANAIVTYLVKATGESEVVKVKSMATQEIGLNEALEAEGIRAYETDLAELIVQLGEDRPSHILVPAIHRNRAEIRDIFDQEMGRWGRPAPEGLSDSPAELAEAARLHLREKFLRAKVGISGANFMVAETGTLVVVESEGNGRMCLTLPETLISVVGIEKVVPTWQDLEVFLQLLPRSSTAERMNPYTSTWTGTTDSDGPQNFHLVLLDNGRTDTLADEVGRQALRCIRCSACLNVCPVYERAGGHAYGSVYPGPIGAILSPQLRGTASEIDASLPYASSLCGACYEVCPVAIDIPEVLVHLRERVVQGGEVTRNGVKVTLRPAKGHAAERAAMRAARWALDHPGALRAGQRLASRTRRLHPKRLPGPGRAWTDTRTLPEVPEESFRDWWQRTRGGDR comes from the coding sequence ATGAGCGGTACGTACCTCGGTATGCCTGCCTTCCCCCGGGCGGCGCGCGACGCCGTGCGCGACACCACGTTGCGCGGCAATCTGCGGCACGCCACGCACACCATCCGCGACAAACGGGCGAGGGCGGTCGCGGAGCTGGCCGACTGGCAGGAGCTGCGCGCGGCCGGCAAGGCGATCAAGGACCGGACGCTGCGTCACCTCGACCACTACCTCGTGCGCTTGGAGGAGGCGGTCACTGCGGCGGGCGGCACCGTCCACTGGGCCGCCGACGCGGCCGAGGCCAACGCCATCGTCACCTACCTGGTCAAGGCGACCGGTGAGAGCGAGGTCGTCAAGGTCAAGTCGATGGCCACGCAGGAGATCGGGCTGAACGAGGCGCTGGAGGCCGAGGGCATCCGCGCGTACGAGACGGACCTGGCCGAGCTGATCGTGCAGCTCGGCGAAGACCGGCCCTCGCACATCCTGGTCCCGGCGATCCACCGCAACCGGGCGGAGATCCGCGACATCTTCGACCAGGAGATGGGCCGTTGGGGCCGGCCGGCCCCGGAGGGCCTGTCGGACAGCCCGGCGGAGCTGGCGGAGGCGGCACGGCTGCACCTGCGGGAGAAGTTCCTGCGCGCCAAGGTCGGCATCTCGGGCGCCAACTTCATGGTGGCGGAGACCGGCACGCTCGTCGTGGTCGAGTCCGAGGGGAACGGCCGGATGTGCCTGACCCTGCCGGAGACGCTGATCTCGGTGGTCGGCATCGAGAAGGTCGTACCGACCTGGCAGGACCTGGAGGTCTTCCTCCAGCTCCTCCCCCGCTCCTCCACGGCCGAGCGGATGAACCCGTACACCTCGACGTGGACGGGCACGACGGACTCCGACGGGCCGCAGAACTTCCACCTGGTCCTGCTGGACAACGGCCGCACCGACACCCTCGCCGACGAGGTGGGGCGCCAGGCCCTGCGCTGCATCCGCTGCTCGGCGTGCCTGAACGTGTGTCCGGTGTACGAGCGGGCCGGCGGCCACGCGTACGGCTCCGTCTACCCCGGCCCGATCGGCGCGATCCTCAGCCCGCAGCTGCGCGGCACGGCGAGCGAGATCGACGCCTCCCTCCCGTACGCCTCGTCCCTGTGCGGGGCGTGCTACGAGGTGTGCCCGGTGGCCATCGACATCCCCGAGGTGCTGGTGCACCTGCGGGAGCGGGTCGTGCAGGGCGGCGAGGTGACCCGGAACGGCGTGAAGGTCACGCTCCGGCCCGCGAAGGGCCACGCGGCGGAGCGCGCCGCCATGCGCGCGGCCCGCTGGGCCCTGGACCATCCGGGCGCCCTGCGGGCCGGCCAGCGCCTGGCGTCCCGCACCCGCCGCCTGCACCCGAAACGGCTGCCGGGCCCGGGGCGGGCGTGGACGGACACGCGCACCCTTCCCGAGGTGCCCGAGGAGTCGTTCCGGGACTGGTGGCAGCGCACACGCGGAGGTGACCGGTGA
- a CDS encoding TetR/AcrR family transcriptional regulator, whose translation MPAVARTPRARWIEAGLEALAEGGPEAVRVETLAARLGVTKGGFYGYFDGRPALLAEMLDEWERRCTRAIIAQVGAEGGDAADMIRRVGRLTFSEDFHRIDLAVRVWARHDEAVAARLRRIDNERMDFLRTMFGTFLTDPAEIEARSTLMFALAIGRHFIAADHPGRTAPEAIHLSAEYLLRPEPHGATEQP comes from the coding sequence ATGCCTGCCGTGGCCCGCACGCCGCGAGCGCGCTGGATCGAGGCGGGTCTCGAAGCCCTCGCCGAGGGCGGGCCCGAGGCGGTCCGGGTCGAGACGCTCGCCGCCCGGCTCGGCGTGACGAAGGGCGGGTTCTACGGCTACTTCGACGGCCGTCCCGCGCTGCTCGCGGAGATGCTCGACGAGTGGGAACGCCGCTGCACCAGGGCGATCATCGCCCAGGTCGGCGCCGAGGGCGGCGACGCCGCCGACATGATCCGGAGGGTCGGCCGGCTGACCTTCTCCGAGGACTTCCACCGGATCGATCTCGCGGTCCGGGTCTGGGCCCGCCACGACGAGGCCGTCGCGGCGCGCTTGCGGCGCATCGACAACGAACGCATGGACTTCCTGCGGACGATGTTCGGCACCTTCCTCACCGACCCCGCCGAGATCGAGGCCCGCAGCACCCTGATGTTCGCGCTCGCCATCGGTCGCCACTTCATCGCCGCCGACCACCCCGGCCGCACCGCACCGGAAGCCATCCACCTCTCCGCCGAGTACCTCCTGCGGCCGGAGCCGCACGGCGCCACGGAGCAGCCCTGA
- a CDS encoding DUF2867 domain-containing protein: MRGRTVSRLARTAHTEHPWRIHALTADFSVEDVWSFRTPGAGPDDFPVMLAAMRAAGGPAKQPRLVRFLFAVRWKLGALLGWDRPSAGIGSRVGSLRDRLPGDLRDAPRGPDDDSMLLKPVYELDRESARELANKTVHGVMHLGWVQGANGDHELRMAVLVKPNGWFGRLYMAAIAPFRHLVVYPAMTRQWERAWRDRDRTSPAERPEGRP, from the coding sequence ATGAGAGGTCGAACCGTGTCACGACTCGCAAGGACGGCCCACACCGAACACCCCTGGCGCATCCACGCGCTCACGGCCGACTTCTCCGTCGAGGACGTGTGGTCGTTCCGCACCCCCGGCGCCGGGCCCGACGACTTCCCGGTGATGCTCGCGGCGATGCGGGCCGCCGGCGGGCCGGCGAAGCAGCCGCGGCTGGTGAGGTTCCTGTTCGCCGTGCGCTGGAAGCTCGGCGCGCTCCTCGGCTGGGACCGGCCGTCCGCGGGCATCGGCAGCCGGGTCGGGTCCCTCCGCGACCGCCTGCCCGGCGATCTCCGTGACGCTCCCCGCGGCCCGGACGACGACAGCATGCTCCTCAAGCCGGTCTACGAGCTGGACAGGGAGTCCGCCCGGGAGCTGGCGAACAAGACGGTGCACGGCGTGATGCACCTCGGGTGGGTGCAGGGTGCGAACGGCGACCACGAGTTGCGGATGGCCGTCCTGGTCAAACCCAACGGGTGGTTCGGGCGGCTGTACATGGCCGCGATCGCGCCGTTCCGGCACCTCGTCGTCTACCCGGCGATGACCCGGCAGTGGGAGCGGGCCTGGCGCGACCGCGACCGCACGTCGCCGGCGGAGCGCCCAGAAGGAAGGCCCTGA
- a CDS encoding CocE/NonD family hydrolase: MRSRKPPLSSRLMRATWRRLPAARYEAGWEPGLAVPAADGTPLVTDHYFPRAQGNFPTLLVRSPYGRRLPWSPMYGMLFAEQGFHVVLQSCRGTGGSGGRFDLWHNEAADGRATVAWLREQPWFDGTLGTVGPSYLGYVQWALALDPPPELKAMVVQVGLHDPHALFHTDGALRLENALAVGVGMEYQHRGTAAFAGATLRLQRRLRDITTARPLRGAYVAALGRELPWLDGAMAHPDPEDPHWRGASPGEAAERLAVPTCLITGWHDGLVDQTFEQYGRLRRAGCPSALLVGPWTHTSALQRGWPEVFAESLAWLRAHLCDDPSGLRPTAVRVHVGGEDAWRDMEDWPPAASGTPWFAAAGGHLTARTPADSAPLTSFRYDPADPTPSVGGPLISPKAGPRDNTALEARADVLTFTGPPLTEPLDVIGPVSARLTLSTDTGYADVFARLCDVDPHGRSVNVCDGLAGLRTGRQAPSEVTVPMSATAHRFAAGHRIRWQVSGGAHPRYARSPGNGQSPLDATEFTPVRVTLHSGSALILPRGAGASRGGEGRV, encoded by the coding sequence ATGAGGTCACGCAAGCCGCCGCTGTCCTCGCGGCTGATGAGGGCGACCTGGCGCCGGCTGCCGGCCGCCCGGTACGAAGCCGGATGGGAGCCGGGACTCGCGGTCCCCGCCGCCGACGGCACTCCGCTGGTCACCGACCACTACTTCCCGCGCGCGCAGGGGAACTTCCCGACGCTCCTCGTCCGTTCGCCCTACGGCCGGCGCCTGCCCTGGTCACCGATGTACGGCATGCTCTTCGCCGAGCAGGGCTTCCACGTCGTCCTGCAGAGCTGCCGGGGCACCGGCGGCTCGGGCGGCCGCTTCGACCTGTGGCACAACGAGGCGGCCGACGGCCGGGCGACGGTCGCCTGGCTGCGCGAACAGCCCTGGTTCGACGGCACCCTGGGCACGGTCGGGCCCAGCTACCTGGGCTATGTGCAGTGGGCGCTCGCCCTCGACCCGCCGCCCGAGCTGAAGGCCATGGTCGTCCAGGTCGGGCTGCACGACCCGCACGCCCTGTTCCACACGGACGGCGCGCTGCGCCTGGAGAACGCCCTCGCGGTCGGCGTCGGCATGGAGTACCAGCACCGGGGCACGGCGGCGTTCGCGGGGGCGACGCTCAGGCTCCAGCGCCGGCTGCGCGACATCACCACCGCCCGGCCGCTGCGCGGGGCGTACGTGGCCGCTCTGGGGCGCGAACTCCCCTGGCTGGACGGGGCGATGGCGCACCCCGACCCCGAGGACCCGCACTGGCGCGGCGCGTCCCCGGGCGAGGCGGCGGAGCGGCTGGCCGTCCCCACCTGCCTCATCACCGGGTGGCACGACGGACTGGTCGACCAGACCTTCGAGCAGTACGGGCGGCTGCGCCGCGCCGGATGCCCCAGCGCCCTGCTCGTCGGCCCCTGGACGCACACCTCCGCGCTCCAGCGGGGCTGGCCCGAGGTGTTCGCGGAGAGCCTCGCCTGGCTGCGCGCCCACCTGTGCGACGACCCCTCCGGCCTGCGGCCCACCGCGGTACGCGTCCACGTCGGCGGCGAGGACGCGTGGCGCGACATGGAGGACTGGCCGCCCGCCGCCTCCGGTACGCCGTGGTTCGCCGCAGCCGGCGGGCACCTCACCGCCCGTACGCCCGCCGACTCCGCACCGCTGACCTCGTTCCGCTACGACCCGGCCGACCCCACGCCGTCCGTCGGCGGGCCGCTGATCTCCCCCAAGGCCGGGCCGCGCGACAACACCGCCCTGGAGGCCCGCGCGGACGTCCTCACCTTCACCGGCCCCCCGCTGACCGAGCCCCTCGACGTCATCGGCCCGGTCTCGGCGCGGCTGACCCTCTCCACCGACACCGGGTACGCCGACGTGTTCGCCCGCCTCTGCGACGTGGACCCGCACGGCCGTTCCGTCAACGTCTGCGACGGCCTGGCCGGATTGCGTACGGGGCGGCAGGCGCCCTCGGAGGTCACCGTACCGATGAGCGCCACCGCCCACCGCTTCGCCGCCGGGCACCGGATCCGCTGGCAGGTCAGCGGAGGCGCCCACCCGCGCTACGCCCGCAGCCCCGGCAACGGGCAGTCGCCCCTCGACGCGACCGAGTTCACCCCGGTCCGCGTCACGCTCCACTCCGGCTCGGCCCTGATACTGCCCCGCGGTGCGGGGGCCTCGCGCGGTGGAGAGGGGCGCGTCTGA
- a CDS encoding NUDIX hydrolase: protein MDGIAADGNSADRIAADGIGLPASINGQAWRVAWCPPPAPPPGAPHGAEAVCVADGRVVVVSRDGRRWGLPAGRPEPGEGWADTLRREVREEACAEVTDRRLLGFSHGVCVRGPQEGLVLVRSMWRAEVRPGPWRPRFEMSHRRLLAPAEALASLTVPEGLGPFYRRLFAEAAL from the coding sequence GTGGACGGGATCGCCGCGGACGGGAACTCCGCCGACCGGATCGCCGCGGACGGGATCGGCCTTCCGGCCTCCATCAACGGCCAGGCGTGGCGGGTCGCCTGGTGCCCGCCGCCCGCCCCGCCCCCGGGCGCCCCGCACGGCGCGGAGGCGGTGTGCGTGGCGGACGGCCGGGTGGTCGTCGTCAGCCGCGACGGCAGGCGGTGGGGCCTTCCGGCCGGTCGCCCGGAGCCCGGCGAGGGGTGGGCCGACACCCTGCGCCGCGAGGTCCGTGAGGAGGCCTGCGCCGAGGTGACGGACCGCCGGCTCCTCGGCTTCAGCCACGGCGTGTGCGTACGCGGCCCCCAGGAGGGCCTGGTGCTGGTCCGGTCCATGTGGCGGGCGGAGGTGCGCCCGGGTCCGTGGCGGCCCCGCTTCGAGATGAGCCACCGCCGCCTCCTGGCCCCGGCGGAGGCCCTGGCCTCTCTCACGGTCCCCGAAGGTCTCGGGCCCTTCTACCGGCGGTTGTTCGCCGAGGCGGCCCTCTGA
- a CDS encoding rhamnulokinase family protein — MQPTTPQPFAAVDLGASSGRVMLARVGPETLDLREVHRFPNRPVRVGRTLHWDVLALYRGVLDGLRAAGAAAGGRLAGVGIDSWAVDYGLLDESGALLGNPVHYRDTRTDGAAEKVAALLPPRELYAATGLQHLPFNTVYQLVAARGTPQLAAARRLLMIPDLIAYWLTGEAGTEITNASTTQLVDPRTRTWSPVVAARLGIDLGLFPPLRSPGDPAGTLLPEVLAETGLAGPVPMTVVGSHDTASAVVGVPATGDDFAYIATGTWSLAGLELDRPVLTEESRAANFTNELGVDGTVRYLRNIMGLWLLQECLRAWEAGGEPQDLAALLAGAADAAPLRSVVDAGDPAFLVPGGMPRRIAEACARAGLPEPRTPVEFTRCVLDSLALAHRRAVEDAQALSGRTAGTVHIVGGGAHNALLCQLTADATGLPVVAGPAEAAALGNALVQARAAGVVDGGLPRLRALLRATQPLRYYDPAGDRAAWDEAADRITGRARTAREERRDGTCA, encoded by the coding sequence ATGCAACCGACTACCCCCCAGCCCTTCGCCGCCGTCGACCTCGGCGCATCCAGCGGCCGCGTCATGCTCGCCCGGGTCGGCCCGGAGACGCTGGACCTGCGAGAGGTCCACCGCTTCCCCAACCGCCCCGTACGGGTCGGCCGCACCCTGCACTGGGACGTCCTGGCGCTGTACCGGGGCGTTCTGGACGGCCTGCGGGCGGCGGGCGCGGCCGCGGGCGGCCGGCTCGCCGGCGTCGGCATCGACAGCTGGGCCGTGGACTACGGGCTGCTGGACGAGAGCGGCGCCCTCCTGGGCAACCCGGTGCACTACCGCGACACCCGCACCGACGGCGCGGCCGAAAAGGTCGCGGCCCTGCTCCCCCCGCGGGAGCTGTACGCGGCGACCGGCCTCCAGCACCTGCCGTTCAACACGGTCTACCAGCTGGTCGCGGCGCGGGGGACGCCCCAACTGGCGGCTGCCCGGCGCCTCCTGATGATCCCGGACCTCATCGCGTACTGGCTCACGGGCGAGGCCGGCACCGAGATCACCAACGCCTCGACCACCCAGCTCGTCGACCCCCGCACCCGCACCTGGTCGCCGGTCGTCGCCGCCCGGCTCGGCATCGACCTGGGCCTGTTCCCGCCGCTGCGCAGCCCGGGCGACCCCGCCGGGACGCTGCTGCCCGAGGTGTTGGCCGAGACGGGGCTCGCAGGACCGGTCCCGATGACGGTGGTCGGCTCCCACGACACGGCCTCCGCCGTGGTGGGCGTCCCCGCCACTGGCGACGACTTCGCGTACATCGCCACGGGCACCTGGTCCCTCGCGGGCCTGGAGCTGGACCGGCCGGTCCTCACCGAGGAGTCCCGCGCGGCGAACTTCACCAATGAGCTGGGCGTGGACGGCACCGTCCGCTACCTGCGCAACATCATGGGACTGTGGCTGCTCCAGGAGTGCCTGCGCGCCTGGGAGGCCGGGGGCGAGCCCCAGGACCTCGCCGCACTCCTGGCCGGGGCGGCCGACGCGGCACCGCTGCGGTCGGTCGTGGACGCGGGCGACCCCGCGTTCCTGGTGCCCGGAGGCATGCCGCGCCGGATCGCGGAGGCCTGCGCCCGCGCGGGCCTGCCCGAGCCGCGCACGCCCGTCGAGTTCACCCGCTGCGTCCTGGACTCCCTGGCCCTCGCGCACCGCCGGGCGGTCGAGGACGCCCAGGCCCTGTCGGGCCGCACGGCGGGCACCGTCCACATCGTCGGCGGCGGCGCCCACAACGCGCTGCTGTGCCAACTGACCGCCGACGCGACGGGGCTGCCCGTCGTGGCGGGTCCCGCGGAGGCGGCGGCGCTCGGCAACGCCCTGGTCCAGGCGCGGGCCGCCGGGGTCGTCGACGGGGGGCTGCCCCGGCTGCGGGCGCTGCTGCGCGCCACCCAGCCACTGCGGTACTACGATCCGGCGGGTGACCGAGCGGCCTGGGACGAGGCCGCGGACCGGATCACCGGCCGGGCCCGGACGGCCCGGGAGGAGAGGAGGGACGGCACGTGCGCGTAG
- a CDS encoding phospholipase A2 — protein MRRKLSTTAATLALLTAATLTGSLVGAETAMAAGTAHGASPTVTRLAEPTLREQADHIMNLTYREFAVTPHIPPFNWTNDGCSVPTGLAPYSEVFRPACVQHDFGYRNYGGKWELKLSPTRETKNWIDGRFRTEMRRICDDTYRFPVAHLNCVNAAEMYHTAVQFGGDSSFF, from the coding sequence ATGCGCAGGAAGCTCTCAACGACCGCCGCCACCCTGGCCCTTCTGACGGCAGCCACCCTCACGGGATCCCTCGTCGGCGCCGAGACCGCCATGGCGGCCGGCACGGCGCACGGCGCCTCCCCGACCGTGACGCGGCTCGCGGAGCCGACGCTCCGCGAGCAGGCCGACCACATCATGAACCTGACCTACCGCGAGTTCGCCGTCACCCCGCACATCCCGCCGTTCAACTGGACGAACGACGGCTGCTCCGTGCCGACCGGCCTCGCGCCGTACAGCGAGGTCTTCCGCCCCGCGTGCGTCCAGCACGACTTCGGATACCGCAACTACGGCGGGAAGTGGGAGCTGAAGCTGAGCCCGACGCGCGAGACGAAGAACTGGATCGACGGGCGCTTCCGCACCGAGATGCGCCGCATCTGCGACGACACCTACCGTTTCCCGGTGGCCCACCTCAACTGCGTCAACGCGGCCGAGATGTACCACACGGCCGTCCAGTTCGGCGGCGACAGCTCGTTCTTCTGA
- a CDS encoding luciferase family protein, whose product MNLARDARDRLACWPALSRGRACCGTSYCLYSGGAEIVHFHGDDKADVHLTRGMIDRLGPALRRSTALRFSPASGWVTVRLETGSDIDLLATLVSAALTASDGVAGAVSTPGAGPGAAVGAEARSDRSGRAERTGRAGRPTGPSTDPSAGLGPTPTPCSRHVRP is encoded by the coding sequence ATGAACCTGGCCCGGGACGCGCGGGACCGCCTGGCCTGCTGGCCGGCGCTCTCCCGCGGTCGCGCCTGCTGCGGAACGTCGTACTGCCTGTACTCCGGCGGCGCGGAGATCGTCCACTTCCACGGCGACGACAAAGCCGATGTGCATCTGACGCGCGGCATGATCGACAGACTGGGCCCGGCGCTCCGGAGGTCCACGGCCCTCCGGTTCTCGCCGGCCTCGGGATGGGTCACCGTACGGCTGGAGACCGGTTCCGACATCGATCTGCTGGCCACCCTCGTCAGCGCGGCCCTGACCGCGAGCGACGGCGTGGCCGGTGCCGTCTCCACGCCCGGAGCCGGTCCCGGGGCCGCGGTCGGGGCGGAGGCCCGGTCCGACCGGTCAGGCCGGGCCGAGCGGACCGGCCGGGCCGGCCGGCCCACCGGCCCATCGACGGACCCGTCGGCCGGCCTCGGGCCCACCCCCACCCCCTGCTCGCGCCACGTCCGGCCGTGA
- a CDS encoding lactate utilization protein C, producing the protein MNSSRERVLARVRRALADVPREERPRDHRVERGYLRAHGERTVEETTALLAENLADYRAVVHRTRASGLPDLIARLLERHGSRSVLVPPGLPAPWTAACHATRVDDLAASTPHELDAVDSVVTGCAVAIAETGTLVLDGGPGQGRRRITLVPDHHICVVRVPEQVVDSVPLALERLDPTRPLTWISGPSATSDIELDRVEGVHGPRTLEVVLVEADPAGATDENP; encoded by the coding sequence GTGAACAGCAGCAGGGAACGGGTCCTGGCGCGGGTGCGCCGGGCCCTGGCGGACGTGCCCCGCGAGGAGCGGCCCCGGGACCACCGGGTCGAGCGCGGCTATCTGCGGGCGCACGGCGAGCGCACCGTCGAGGAGACGACCGCCCTCCTGGCGGAGAACCTCGCCGACTACCGGGCGGTCGTGCACCGGACCCGCGCGAGCGGGCTGCCGGACCTGATCGCCCGGCTCCTGGAACGCCACGGCTCCCGCTCGGTCCTGGTACCGCCCGGGCTGCCCGCCCCGTGGACGGCCGCCTGCCACGCGACCCGGGTGGACGACTTGGCCGCGAGCACGCCGCACGAGCTGGACGCGGTGGACAGCGTGGTCACGGGCTGTGCCGTGGCGATCGCGGAGACGGGCACGCTCGTCCTGGACGGCGGCCCCGGCCAGGGCAGGCGCCGGATCACCCTCGTTCCGGACCACCACATCTGCGTGGTCCGGGTCCCGGAGCAGGTCGTGGACTCGGTACCCCTGGCGCTGGAACGGCTGGACCCGACGCGCCCGCTGACCTGGATCTCGGGGCCGTCCGCGACGAGCGACATCGAGCTGGACCGGGTGGAGGGGGTGCACGGACCGCGCACGCTGGAGGTGGTGCTGGTGGAGGCGGACCCGGCTGGCGCGACCGACGAGAATCCCTAG
- a CDS encoding TetR/AcrR family transcriptional regulator, producing MSREGGSSATGAAGATGVDPEELWLAPARPRRGRRPAFSREAITAAAVALADAEGLDGVTMRRVAERVGAGVMSLYSYAPDKETLLELMVDHVSGELAAEDISPTGDWRADLKAVARLQRAQMLRHPWLPAALSTRRTPGPNTLAVLERVLAALRPTGLDGAAKLEVFAQLTGFVAGHVGHELAQAAAARSPERAAAEVRYLAAVAADGHHPELAEVLSAPGRPLDPEATFTRFLNRLVDGLDTN from the coding sequence GTGAGCCGAGAGGGCGGTTCGAGCGCCACGGGTGCCGCAGGGGCCACGGGCGTCGACCCGGAGGAACTGTGGCTGGCGCCCGCCCGGCCGCGCCGGGGCCGCAGGCCCGCGTTCAGCCGCGAGGCGATCACCGCGGCGGCGGTCGCCCTGGCGGACGCGGAAGGCCTCGACGGGGTCACCATGCGGCGGGTCGCCGAACGCGTCGGAGCCGGCGTCATGTCGCTCTACAGCTACGCCCCCGACAAGGAGACCCTGCTGGAGCTGATGGTCGACCACGTCAGCGGCGAACTGGCGGCGGAGGACATCTCCCCGACCGGCGACTGGCGCGCCGACCTCAAGGCCGTCGCCCGCCTCCAGCGCGCCCAGATGCTCCGGCACCCCTGGCTGCCCGCCGCCCTGTCCACGCGGCGCACGCCCGGCCCCAACACCCTGGCCGTCCTGGAGCGCGTGCTGGCGGCGCTGCGGCCGACGGGGCTGGACGGCGCGGCGAAGCTGGAGGTGTTCGCACAGCTCACCGGGTTCGTCGCCGGGCACGTCGGCCACGAGCTCGCCCAGGCCGCGGCCGCGCGTTCCCCCGAGCGTGCCGCGGCCGAGGTCCGCTACCTCGCGGCCGTGGCGGCGGATGGCCACCACCCGGAACTGGCCGAGGTGCTGTCCGCCCCGGGACGCCCGCTCGACCCCGAGGCCACGTTCACCCGCTTCCTCAACCGCCTCGTCGACGGCCTCGACACCAACTGA
- a CDS encoding DUF4291 domain-containing protein, protein MLSEAEGTGRQVRAVFTDGTITVYQAYASRIAEPALRAGTFVDPFRRERMTWIKPSFLWMMYRCGWATKADQERVLAIDITREGFTWALEHACPSHYDRSRFGSEAEWRRALKSSPVRVQWDPERDLRLNPLPHRAIQIGLSGTAVDRYVDDWITDIRDVTPLAHEIHSLVRTGDLTAAQGLLPQERVYPLPADLVAGPTPTTTTTGA, encoded by the coding sequence ATGCTGAGCGAAGCCGAGGGCACCGGGCGGCAGGTGCGGGCCGTCTTCACCGACGGGACCATCACCGTGTACCAGGCGTACGCGTCACGGATCGCCGAGCCGGCTTTGCGGGCGGGGACGTTCGTCGACCCGTTCAGGCGGGAGCGCATGACCTGGATCAAGCCCTCCTTCCTGTGGATGATGTACCGCTGCGGCTGGGCCACGAAGGCCGATCAGGAACGCGTGCTCGCGATCGACATCACCCGCGAGGGCTTCACCTGGGCGCTGGAGCACGCCTGCCCCAGCCACTACGACCGGAGCCGCTTCGGGAGCGAGGCCGAGTGGCGCCGCGCACTGAAGTCGAGCCCGGTCCGCGTCCAGTGGGACCCCGAACGGGACCTGCGACTGAACCCGCTCCCCCACCGCGCGATCCAGATCGGCCTGTCGGGGACGGCCGTCGACCGGTACGTCGACGACTGGATCACGGACATCCGGGACGTGACGCCCCTGGCCCACGAGATCCACTCCCTGGTCAGGACGGGCGACCTGACGGCGGCCCAGGGGCTGCTCCCGCAGGAACGCGTATATCCGCTCCCCGCCGACCTCGTCGCCGGCCCCACCCCGACGACGACCACGACCGGGGCCTGA